One stretch of Fusobacterium sp. IOR10 DNA includes these proteins:
- the hemA gene encoding glutamyl-tRNA reductase: protein MKLNNIFILGISYNELDTLEREKFILNNPEKIIKELKVKGKVAGYVNLVTCLRVEFYLELKKYEDLDEILENWEFKDRIYVFKGMEAIKYLFKISCGYYSIIKGEDQILSQIKNSYLDSLKNKKTSKILNVIFNKAIELGKNFRTVSKVSYNALSLEALSYKIIKKHVNNIESKKILILGIGDLAKSILYVFLKEGINDITITNRTKHKALEIKNTFNVNVIDFENKDKEVAKADIVISVTSAPHLVLKKENIQEYLCNDKEYIFLDLAVPRDIDSEIGEIKNITLINIDDVWDIYNNNIKKRDSIMKNYEYLIENQINNFKKWYSFYTKGEKKCLLELEG from the coding sequence ATGAAATTAAATAATATTTTTATACTTGGAATATCTTATAACGAGCTAGATACTTTAGAAAGAGAAAAGTTTATTTTAAATAATCCAGAAAAAATTATAAAAGAATTAAAAGTTAAAGGAAAGGTGGCAGGATATGTTAATCTTGTTACTTGTTTAAGAGTAGAATTTTATTTAGAATTAAAGAAATATGAAGATTTAGATGAAATTTTGGAAAATTGGGAATTTAAAGATAGAATTTATGTGTTTAAAGGTATGGAGGCTATAAAATATCTTTTTAAAATTTCTTGTGGATATTATTCAATAATAAAAGGAGAAGATCAAATACTTTCTCAAATAAAAAATTCATATTTAGATTCTTTGAAAAATAAAAAAACAAGTAAAATATTAAATGTAATATTCAACAAGGCTATAGAATTAGGTAAAAATTTTAGAACAGTGAGTAAAGTTTCTTATAATGCTCTTTCTTTAGAAGCTCTTTCCTATAAAATAATAAAAAAACATGTTAATAATATAGAAAGCAAAAAAATTCTGATTTTAGGAATTGGAGATTTGGCTAAATCTATTTTATATGTTTTTCTTAAGGAAGGTATAAATGACATAACAATAACAAATAGAACAAAGCATAAGGCATTAGAGATAAAAAATACATTTAATGTTAATGTTATAGATTTTGAGAATAAGGATAAAGAAGTTGCTAAAGCTGATATTGTCATAAGCGTCACTTCAGCTCCACACTTGGTTTTAAAAAAAGAAAATATTCAAGAGTATTTATGTAATGATAAGGAATATATATTTTTAGATTTAGCTGTTCCAAGGGATATAGATTCTGAAATTGGGGAAATAAAAAATATAACATTAATAAATATTGATGATGTATGGGATATATATAATAACAACATAAAAAAAAGAGATAGTATTATGAAAAATTATGAATATTTAATAGAAAATCAAATTAATAATTTTAAAAAATGGTATAGTTTTTATACTAAGGGGGAAAAGAAGTGTTTACTAGAACTAGAAGGTTAA
- a CDS encoding PG0541 family transporter-associated protein: protein MSKKEGLCEENKEKIFCKIQEEDERTYADLFGFKMVMVYINGAQKSRLEDFFEEIGFYYYACTSKVETVWDNKLKHKNTNVWPGSDCIFMLTIPGKHLDLMLKMLKTFRMSLPAGIAMGIGVVPMDRVIPRVYEDDTIPVDEELLKVLKEKYVK from the coding sequence ATGTCAAAAAAAGAAGGATTATGTGAAGAAAACAAAGAAAAAATATTTTGTAAAATTCAAGAGGAAGATGAGAGAACCTACGCTGATTTGTTTGGCTTTAAAATGGTAATGGTATACATTAATGGAGCTCAAAAAAGTAGATTAGAAGATTTTTTTGAAGAAATAGGATTTTACTATTATGCATGTACAAGTAAAGTTGAAACTGTTTGGGATAATAAATTAAAGCATAAAAATACAAATGTTTGGCCAGGATCAGACTGTATATTTATGTTAACAATCCCAGGAAAGCATTTAGATTTAATGCTAAAAATGCTAAAGACATTTAGAATGTCTCTTCCTGCAGGGATTGCTATGGGAATTGGAGTTGTTCCAATGGACAGAGTTATTCCTCGAGTATATGAAGACGATACTATTCCTGTGGATGAAGAATTATTAAAAGTTTTAAAAGAAAAGTATGTGAAATAA
- the hemB gene encoding porphobilinogen synthase: MFTRTRRLRGNKRLREMVKNVTINLDELIYPIFIEEGENIKEEIKSMPGQYRFSLDKLPDELKELNELGIKSLLIFGIPKIKDEKGSQAYAENGIVQQGIKVIKKYFPDFIVVTDVCMCEYTSHGHCGILCGKDVDNDKTLEYISEIALSHVKAGADIVAPSDMMDGRVLAIRNKLDANGFVNIPIMAYSIKYASSFYGPFRDAADSAPSFGDRRTYQMDFRNSKDFYREVEADIEEGADFIMVKPALAYLDVVKSISDIHLPIVAYNVSAEYSMVKAGAMNGWINEKGIVMETMYGMKRAGVDIIITYHAKDIATWVKNNEILL, translated from the coding sequence GTGTTTACTAGAACTAGAAGGTTAAGAGGAAATAAAAGATTAAGAGAAATGGTGAAAAATGTAACAATTAATTTAGATGAATTAATTTATCCTATTTTTATAGAAGAAGGAGAAAACATAAAGGAAGAAATTAAATCTATGCCAGGCCAATATAGATTTTCACTGGACAAATTACCTGATGAGTTGAAAGAATTAAACGAGTTGGGAATTAAATCTTTGCTTATTTTTGGAATTCCAAAGATTAAAGATGAAAAGGGAAGTCAAGCTTACGCTGAAAATGGTATAGTTCAACAAGGGATTAAAGTTATAAAAAAATATTTCCCAGATTTTATAGTTGTAACAGATGTTTGCATGTGTGAATACACATCACATGGACATTGTGGAATACTATGTGGAAAAGATGTGGACAATGATAAAACTTTAGAATATATATCTGAAATAGCTTTATCTCATGTGAAAGCTGGGGCAGATATAGTTGCTCCTTCAGATATGATGGATGGAAGAGTTCTAGCAATAAGAAATAAATTAGATGCAAATGGATTTGTGAATATACCTATTATGGCATATAGTATTAAATATGCTTCTAGTTTTTATGGACCATTTAGAGATGCAGCAGATTCAGCACCTAGTTTTGGAGATAGAAGAACTTATCAAATGGATTTTAGAAATTCTAAGGATTTTTATAGGGAAGTTGAAGCAGATATTGAAGAGGGAGCTGATTTTATTATGGTTAAGCCAGCTTTAGCTTATTTAGATGTGGTTAAATCTATTTCAGATATTCATTTACCAATTGTAGCCTACAATGTAAGTGCAGAATATTCTATGGTAAAAGCAGGGGCTATGAATGGCTGGATAAATGAAAAAGGAATAGTAATGGAAACAATGTATGGGATGAAAAGAGCAGGAGTTGATATAATAATAACTTATCATGCTAAAGATATTGCAACATGGGTAAAAAATAATGAAATTTTACTTTAA